The Gemmatimonadota bacterium genome has a segment encoding these proteins:
- a CDS encoding PEP-CTERM sorting domain-containing protein, whose product MRSIKESFYGLAALAVLASPMTAQSWTAIGSPNNVSAGQQFWDNVSADGTYCNSGYVVTGLAGTSGKSCANQRPGNWLPYGGPTPTTYLEGAGGGFQAFLFGAGSYSFSLLSGNLAGGDIAGANTDWGYYDASTSLRTSLNGGLPGSPITFGGNWGLYVLLTNGNYAYSGLDNQFALFGFAPPGNAGSNWIAGIEDIYTGAGGGSDKDYQDMMFNIAYDPPANTEEVVPEPSTMLLFGTGLAGVLGKVRRRRSTV is encoded by the coding sequence ATGCGCTCGATCAAGGAATCATTCTATGGCTTGGCGGCTTTGGCCGTTCTGGCGTCACCAATGACCGCCCAGTCGTGGACCGCCATCGGGTCGCCCAACAACGTCAGCGCCGGCCAGCAATTCTGGGATAACGTCTCCGCCGATGGCACCTACTGCAACTCCGGCTACGTGGTCACCGGCCTCGCGGGAACGTCGGGTAAGAGCTGCGCCAATCAGCGCCCCGGAAACTGGCTGCCATATGGTGGCCCGACGCCGACGACGTACCTCGAGGGTGCGGGCGGTGGTTTTCAGGCGTTCCTCTTCGGCGCGGGCAGCTACTCCTTCTCGCTGTTGAGTGGCAATCTCGCCGGAGGCGACATCGCCGGCGCCAATACCGATTGGGGTTACTACGACGCGTCCACGAGCCTGCGGACTTCCCTCAACGGTGGTCTGCCAGGGTCGCCCATCACGTTCGGCGGGAATTGGGGGCTCTACGTCCTGCTGACGAACGGCAACTACGCCTACTCCGGGCTCGACAATCAGTTCGCGCTCTTCGGCTTCGCCCCTCCCGGGAATGCCGGCAGCAACTGGATTGCCGGCATCGAAGACATCTACACTGGTGCAGGTGGCGGTTCGGACAAGGACTATCAGGACATGATGTTCAATATCGCCTACGATCCGCCGGCGAACACCGAGGAAGTCGTACCCGAGCCGAGCACGATGCTGCTCTTCGGTACTGGCCTTGCAGGTGTGCTCGGCAAGGTTCGCCGCCGTCGCTCGACCGTCTGA
- a CDS encoding PEP-CTERM sorting domain-containing protein: MRHISSVALISVLIASPLAAQTFQTGTSAVGTQDANWLVSWTSGPYGPGGNSGGSYGAWVVPAVGGVWEPDEVGSGAKWISAWPSSSAVGGVGDYNKDTDAGLRYFYTFEVTFNSLFAGNLLLSAGWDNILTGFVLNGTTFNPTTALTSSTDRAIGNHFGFCRDGDAIFNSSDYPLCTANFSLPGLLAGSNTLKVTLKGDGQTDGLWLTGDTPVGATEIVPEPATMSLLATGLLGLAGAGVKRRKRPARDEQL, encoded by the coding sequence GTGCGTCACATCTCTTCGGTTGCCCTGATCTCGGTCCTGATTGCTTCACCGCTTGCGGCCCAGACTTTCCAGACGGGCACCTCGGCCGTCGGCACGCAGGACGCGAACTGGCTGGTCTCCTGGACGTCGGGGCCGTACGGTCCAGGCGGCAACTCGGGCGGCTCGTACGGAGCGTGGGTCGTTCCGGCGGTTGGTGGCGTCTGGGAACCGGATGAAGTCGGCTCCGGCGCCAAGTGGATCAGCGCCTGGCCCTCCTCCTCTGCAGTCGGTGGGGTGGGCGACTACAACAAGGACACCGATGCCGGGCTCCGGTACTTCTACACGTTTGAAGTCACCTTCAACTCGCTCTTTGCCGGGAACCTGCTCCTGAGCGCCGGCTGGGATAACATCCTCACCGGATTCGTGCTCAACGGCACCACGTTCAATCCGACGACCGCGCTGACGTCATCCACTGACCGCGCCATTGGCAATCACTTCGGCTTCTGTCGCGACGGGGACGCCATTTTCAACAGCAGTGATTACCCGCTCTGCACCGCGAACTTCTCGCTGCCCGGCCTCCTCGCCGGCTCCAATACGCTCAAGGTCACCCTCAAGGGCGATGGCCAGACAGACGGCCTCTGGTTGACGGGCGATACGCCAGTCGGTGCCACTGAAATCGTGCCGGAGCCGGCGACAATGTCGCTGCTGGCCACCGGTCTGCTCGGGCTCGCCGGCGCCGGCGTGAAGCGCCGGAAGCGTCCTGCCCGCGACGAGCAGCTCTAA
- a CDS encoding TIGR01777 family oxidoreductase has product MSASNTIAITGASGMIGQALTAALQADGRTILPISRHAIPGGTRWDPGRGILDTGALEGVDAIIHLAGESIAAGRWTPARKTLLRESRLTPTRLLAETIGRLTQPPRVLISASAVGIYGNRGDERLDERATFGTDFLARLGQEWEAAADPARAVGVRVVHPRFGVVLSTTGGALKKLLPPFRLGLGGPVGDGKQWLAWIAISDVVGVVRHLLANADLAGPVNAVAPGEVTNGEFGRILGRVLHRPAVLPLPAFALKLAFGEMAEATLLASQRVVPAVLSQSGYQWSFPELEPALQAIVHPTAVDRR; this is encoded by the coding sequence ATGTCGGCTTCGAACACGATTGCGATCACCGGCGCCTCCGGGATGATTGGCCAGGCCCTCACGGCGGCGCTGCAGGCGGACGGGCGGACGATCCTCCCCATCTCGCGGCACGCGATCCCCGGCGGCACGCGCTGGGACCCGGGTCGCGGAATTCTGGATACCGGCGCACTCGAAGGAGTCGACGCCATCATCCATCTCGCGGGGGAGAGCATCGCCGCCGGCCGCTGGACGCCAGCGCGCAAGACCCTGCTCCGCGAGTCCCGGCTCACGCCGACCCGCTTGCTCGCGGAGACGATCGGGCGGCTCACTCAGCCACCCCGAGTCCTCATCTCGGCATCGGCAGTAGGGATCTACGGGAACCGTGGCGATGAACGGCTCGACGAGCGCGCCACCTTTGGCACCGACTTCCTGGCGCGCCTCGGGCAGGAGTGGGAGGCCGCCGCGGACCCGGCGCGGGCAGTTGGGGTGCGTGTCGTGCACCCGCGCTTCGGTGTGGTCCTCTCGACGACCGGCGGCGCACTGAAGAAACTGCTGCCCCCGTTCAGGCTTGGCCTGGGGGGTCCGGTCGGCGATGGCAAGCAGTGGCTCGCGTGGATTGCCATTTCGGATGTGGTGGGAGTGGTGCGGCACCTGTTGGCGAACGCCGACCTGGCTGGCCCCGTGAACGCGGTCGCCCCGGGAGAGGTGACTAATGGAGAGTTCGGTCGGATCCTCGGCCGGGTGCTGCACCGGCCGGCGGTGTTGCCGCTCCCCGCATTCGCGCTGAAGCTGGCCTTCGGGGAGATGGCCGAGGCGACGTTACTGGCGAGCCAGCGCGTCGTCCCGGCCGTGCTTTCGCAAAGCGGCTATCAGTGGAGTTTTCCGGAGCTCGAGCCTGCGCTGCAGGCGATCGTGCATCCGACGGCGGTCGATCGGCGTTAG